The Xenopus tropicalis strain Nigerian chromosome 2, UCB_Xtro_10.0, whole genome shotgun sequence genome window below encodes:
- the cep57 gene encoding centrosomal protein of 57 kDa isoform X1, whose translation MAASAAYPRKTLHNPSVGNSKGQSRIDSQSASSYVAFPSGKPFINSELLHSPGKPVLAYPESNSRAIFSALKNLQEKIHKLELERLNAEQSMKRLSDETLEHKERLDLRLHSRDRLKEDMSKQNKDLCGQLSAAETRCHLLEKQLEYMRNMVKNAESERTSVLEKQVSIEGNRVLEKLNIQARLEKLDMLEQEYLKLTTMQVLAEKKISEIEQKLREEEHQRKLVQEKAAQLQTGLETNRILLRSLTPPSKQVKAKNIKSLQLEKKPTFSSVSHLQPHYRLSLGDVPFVAGKSTGTSYSVRANVQHVLHLMKQHNKLLCNDRVVSDQPVERKESAVRWTPDPVLSSRSYQDLSEVLLTLEDEFGQMSFDHQELVKQIQEAHSDHLKEDLERELEALVKRMEAKADQITKVRKHHAMLGKLFGQAKVKKKATTEEHAKERKHFRDGKEAHVSKDKPGERSRKSLQLLRDMQTLQTSLQKEDISWDC comes from the exons ATGGCGGCTTCTGCTGCGTATCCAAGGAAAACG ctGCACAATCCTTCAGTGGGGAATTCTAAAGGACAATCTAGAATTGATTCACAGTCAGCGAGCTCATATGTGGCCTTCCCCAGTGGAAAACCATTCATTAACTCAGAACTGCTCCATTCCCCCGGCAAACCAGTGCTGGCCTATCCTGAAAGCAACAGCAGAG CTATTTTTTCTGCTTTAAAGAACCTTCAAGAAAAAATCCATAAACTGGAGCTTGAGCGATTAAATGCTGAACAGAGCATGAAGCGCCTCTCGGATGAGACCCTGGAGCATAAGGAACGACTAGACCTACGGCTCCATTCTAGAGACCGGCTAAAGGAGGATATGTCCAAGCAGAATAAAG aCTTGTGTGGCCAGTTGTCTGCTGCAGAGACTCGTTGCCACCTTTTAGAGAAGCAACTTGAATACATGAGAAACATGGTGAAAAATGCAGAAAGCGAGAGAACGTCTGTGCTGGAGAAGCAG GTATCCATTGAAGGCAACCGAGTTCTAGAAAAACTGAATATCCAAGCCAGATTAGAGAAGCTGGATATGCTTGAGCAGGAATACCTGAAACTCACTACAATGCAAGTTCTAGCAGAG aaaaaaatcagtgaaatcgAACAGAAACTGAGAGAGGAGGAGCATCAGCGCAAACTTGTGCAGGAAAAAGCAGCCCAG CTCCAAACAGGGTTGGAAACCAACAGAATTTTGCTCCGTTCCTTAACACCTCCATCAAAACAAGTGAAGGCAAAAAACATAAAGTCACTGCAGCTGGAAAAG AAACCCACCTTTTCCAGTGTTTCACACTTACAGCCCCACTATCGCCTGAGCTTAGGAGATGTGCCCTTTGTTGCTGGAAAG TCCACAGGCACTAGCTATTCCGTGAGAGCCAATGTCCAGCATGTCTTGCACCTGATGAAGCAACATAATAAACTCTTGTGCAATGACCGAGTTGTGAGCGATCAGCCTGTTGAAAGGAAAGAGAGTGCAGTAAGGTGGACACCAGACCCAGTTTTATCTTCTCGCTCTTACCAAGACCTTTCAGAGGTTTTGCTCACACTGGAGGATGAGTTTGGGCAGATGAGTTT TGACCACCAAGAACTGGTAAAACAAATCCAAGAGGCGCACTCAGATCACTTAAAGGAGGATCTAGAAAGAGAGCTGGAAGCTCTTGTGAAAAGGATGGAGGCAAAAGCAGACCAAATCACTAAAGTACGGAAACATCATGCAATG CTTGGAAAATTATTTGGGCAAGCCAAGGTTAAAAAGAAAGCGACTACCGAGGAACATGCAAAAGAGAGAAAGCACTTTAGGGATGGGAAGGAGGCCCACGTGAGCAAAGACAAACCTGGGGAAAGGAGCAGGAAGAGCCTGCAGCTGCTGAGGGACATGCAGACCTTGCAGACTTCCCTCCAGAAGGAGGACATTAGCTGGGACTGCTAA
- the cep57 gene encoding centrosomal protein of 57 kDa isoform X2: MAASAAYPRKTLHNPSVGNSKGQSRIDSQSASSYVAFPSGKPFINSELLHSPGKPVLAYPESNSRAIFSALKNLQEKIHKLELERLNAEQSMKRLSDETLEHKERLDLRLHSRDRLKEDMSKQNKDLCGQLSAAETRCHLLEKQLEYMRNMVKNAESERTSVLEKQKKISEIEQKLREEEHQRKLVQEKAAQLQTGLETNRILLRSLTPPSKQVKAKNIKSLQLEKKPTFSSVSHLQPHYRLSLGDVPFVAGKSTGTSYSVRANVQHVLHLMKQHNKLLCNDRVVSDQPVERKESAVRWTPDPVLSSRSYQDLSEVLLTLEDEFGQMSFDHQELVKQIQEAHSDHLKEDLERELEALVKRMEAKADQITKVRKHHAMLGKLFGQAKVKKKATTEEHAKERKHFRDGKEAHVSKDKPGERSRKSLQLLRDMQTLQTSLQKEDISWDC, translated from the exons ATGGCGGCTTCTGCTGCGTATCCAAGGAAAACG ctGCACAATCCTTCAGTGGGGAATTCTAAAGGACAATCTAGAATTGATTCACAGTCAGCGAGCTCATATGTGGCCTTCCCCAGTGGAAAACCATTCATTAACTCAGAACTGCTCCATTCCCCCGGCAAACCAGTGCTGGCCTATCCTGAAAGCAACAGCAGAG CTATTTTTTCTGCTTTAAAGAACCTTCAAGAAAAAATCCATAAACTGGAGCTTGAGCGATTAAATGCTGAACAGAGCATGAAGCGCCTCTCGGATGAGACCCTGGAGCATAAGGAACGACTAGACCTACGGCTCCATTCTAGAGACCGGCTAAAGGAGGATATGTCCAAGCAGAATAAAG aCTTGTGTGGCCAGTTGTCTGCTGCAGAGACTCGTTGCCACCTTTTAGAGAAGCAACTTGAATACATGAGAAACATGGTGAAAAATGCAGAAAGCGAGAGAACGTCTGTGCTGGAGAAGCAG aaaaaaatcagtgaaatcgAACAGAAACTGAGAGAGGAGGAGCATCAGCGCAAACTTGTGCAGGAAAAAGCAGCCCAG CTCCAAACAGGGTTGGAAACCAACAGAATTTTGCTCCGTTCCTTAACACCTCCATCAAAACAAGTGAAGGCAAAAAACATAAAGTCACTGCAGCTGGAAAAG AAACCCACCTTTTCCAGTGTTTCACACTTACAGCCCCACTATCGCCTGAGCTTAGGAGATGTGCCCTTTGTTGCTGGAAAG TCCACAGGCACTAGCTATTCCGTGAGAGCCAATGTCCAGCATGTCTTGCACCTGATGAAGCAACATAATAAACTCTTGTGCAATGACCGAGTTGTGAGCGATCAGCCTGTTGAAAGGAAAGAGAGTGCAGTAAGGTGGACACCAGACCCAGTTTTATCTTCTCGCTCTTACCAAGACCTTTCAGAGGTTTTGCTCACACTGGAGGATGAGTTTGGGCAGATGAGTTT TGACCACCAAGAACTGGTAAAACAAATCCAAGAGGCGCACTCAGATCACTTAAAGGAGGATCTAGAAAGAGAGCTGGAAGCTCTTGTGAAAAGGATGGAGGCAAAAGCAGACCAAATCACTAAAGTACGGAAACATCATGCAATG CTTGGAAAATTATTTGGGCAAGCCAAGGTTAAAAAGAAAGCGACTACCGAGGAACATGCAAAAGAGAGAAAGCACTTTAGGGATGGGAAGGAGGCCCACGTGAGCAAAGACAAACCTGGGGAAAGGAGCAGGAAGAGCCTGCAGCTGCTGAGGGACATGCAGACCTTGCAGACTTCCCTCCAGAAGGAGGACATTAGCTGGGACTGCTAA